The Musa acuminata AAA Group cultivar baxijiao chromosome BXJ2-2, Cavendish_Baxijiao_AAA, whole genome shotgun sequence genome contains the following window.
cttcttgaccagattaatttatattcatgttttttttttcattatttacaAATATTGTTTAATATATACCAAtaatattgaatatatatatcaCAAGATAGAAATAAAGCGCCGAGACCCAACGGATGTAGCAATAATATTGAAtaccaataatattgaataaaAATGTTGTTGTTCTATAGAAAATTCTAGCGATTGGATAGAAGTACCCAACATAAATAAAATACTCGAGCAATGCTCGATAGATTTCTCCTTTTGTGCACGGACAAACCACTAGTGGGAAAAGAAAACTCAAATGCACAACCACTATTacaaataataatagtaattatttttttttttcattttaacctCTATTAAAGTAATTCTAGTAATTTTTTATAAGTATCTTTTTAATTGCAAATTTATTTCTGAATTGCCTTTGCTTTACTGTGTTTACCTAATAAAATTCCTTCAATTCCTCATCCAGCAACGCAACTTGAGTGCACGCTTGGGCTATGTCATCAAAGGAGTCGATCAACTTTGAGCCTATCTATGTAAATAAAACTTGATAGAAACACTGGACAGCAAATATAAGCATCCAAAAAATTGAACAAGAGGCTCTATATGTGGACATTAGAAATGTTAAAATTTGCTACCGAATGCATACATGAAAATTATTAGTGTCGTCGTTTACAGCTTAATCATCCTTCAACCGCTTGAGCAATTTGCTTGCCCAACGCCTCACCCGTCTCTTCAGCGTGAAACCAACAAAGACACCGACGACAAAGCTGATTGCACATATCTTACTACACGTCGACACTGAAACCACCCGCCTGCAAATGTTTGGAACAAAAAATTAGCAATTATTGTAGTGTAATTAAATAGCTAAACATAATCTTGACAAAAAAAAGTATTATCAATTTTCAAGCTAGTAATAGTGCTCACTTATGCAACCTGTGCACTTTTTTACATGTGCTAACTTTCATGTAGCAAAGACGCAAAGATTTAACTGCTTAGTGCATGCTTTAATTAAcaactctcttttcttttcttttcttttcaataAAAAACCCAAACATACACCTTTCTGGTCTTCCTACCAAGCTCGACCATGCAATGGTTTCACACTTCAAAACTCTTTTAAGTAATCTACATCTTTTTTGTCAATGAAGACAAAAAGTAAGACAGCTCTCTAGGATTTCTAGGCAAAGTTAAAAAGTTCAACACGAAAAACCTTAATAAAAGCATTCTGTCATTTCATTATCCAAAATAAAAAGGCCAGCTAATTACACATATAAGTTATAAAAAATAATGCAGAATTGCACGCTTGATGAACATGTCAACAATATTACACACTGAGCTCACAATTCATTAATCTTAAGTTGACTATTCCCTGCCTAAATAATAACAAATTTCTAAGGGTCACTTCAGGCTGGGAAGCATGGACATGGTGGCTTGAGTGAATTTGTCATTGACACAGCTGGACacgtgtttttttatttttatttttaaatttgtcggATACAAAGTTCACGTGTTGGACTCGGTAACCCCTTCTTCCTCACCGACAAAACCTCTACCCCTGCCCCACCTATGGAAGAGGCAAGCTCTGCCACCGCCCCGAGCACCTTGCAAACCACCACCATCCGCCACCTCTACTTTGACTCCCGAGCGAACCACATGTTTCAACCCTTCTTCCTCGACGACCCACCTGCGAGCGACTTGATGGCCATCGCGTGTTCTCAAGACCTCCACCCCGAGCGCCCCCTCTGTCATCGCGTGACATCAGACCCTCCACCTTGAGCGCCCCACCTACGAGCGACCCTGTGGCCGTTGTGCACTCTCGTGCCCTTTGCCCCGAGCGCCCACCTGCGAGCGCCCTAACAGCCATCGCGTACCCTTGGGCCTTTGACAACTTCAACAGCATTTGATGAAAGCTTCTTCCTCAGccgtgcacacacacacacacatgacaTCAGACCCTCCACCTTGAGCGCCCCACCTGCGAGCCACCCTGTGGCCGTTGTGCACTCTCGTGCCCTCTGCCCCGAGCGCCCTGACGGCCATTGCGTCCCCTTGGGCCTTTGACAACTTCAACAACATTTGATGAAGCTTCTTCCTCAGTCgtgcatacacacacacacacacacacacatgacaTCAGACCCTCCACCTTGAGCACCCCACCTGCGAGCGACCCTGTGGCCGTTGTGCACTCTCGTGCCCTCTGCCCCGAGCGCCCACCTGCGAGCGCCCTGACGGCCATCGCGCACCCTTGGGCCTTTGACAACTTCAACAACATTTGATGAAGCTTCTTCCTCAGCCGTGCACGcacgcgcgcgcgcacacacacacacgtgtCCTCCCAACGTATTGTAGTATCCATGTCGTGTCGTTTCCATGCCTCCTAGACTTTAGGGTtcaaaaacttatttattataGTGAaacataaatttaataaatagGACAAGGTTTAAGGACTTGATGGATCAGCTTGGATAGTTTTAGTGTTCAAAATAAGACAAATATTACAATTTCAGCCTTATGGATATGTATCATAATCTAAGAATGGAAAGATGAACATTTGTGTATATTTGTTAAATTTTTAACTCTGAAAATGTTCCCCAAGAAGCTTAAGTATTCAATTTAGCTTAAGTCATAAGGACCATAACAATATCTCTTCAAAAAGCTAATCAACTTGCAAGCTTCTAAGAATGACCCTCTGCATATTTTAGTGGCCATAGAGAAACTTAAACCAGTAGCTATTAGCTTTCACAGTGCTAGCAAAATGGAAAAAGTTCAACCCATGTTCTTCTGTATCTTCATTGTTGTGCTGAAGCATGCATCGAAATACTTTTCATTGTGATGGCTACCATGCATGTTATCGATGCATAATACCAAACATCAAATTTCCTAAGAATATTACCTCTTGTAATGTTTCAATTAGTGCAGATTCTTTAGCATACCAACTGTTGggcttaaaaaacaaaaagacaaaacaaaataaaacaataCTATCACTGGCTTTTCTTTGTCTTGGCAAATTGCAAATGCTTCTCATTCTAAATCATTGTCTAGGTTATAAAGTGAATGAAACTCAGAACATTCTTAGCATTAATATTTCCTTTATCTGAGACTTAACTTTCTGGTACGCACCTCTTCCTACCCGGCAAATGTCATATGTTTCCAATAAATTATAGCTTTGCACATGCCATTTAATTGCCTATGGCATGAAGTAAGAAGTACTTACATATAATTGACAACTTAAGCCTCTGCTATCATAGTTCGTAGCAACTACCTTTATAGTACAAACTCATTGTTTCTAGACTCCAAAAACAGCTGATAAAAAGAGGGTAAAGCTACACTTTTTCGAGAAAAAAAAGGACACATTAGTAATGAGGATACATGTAGATAAATCTTCCAAAGCACAACTAGAACGTCAAAGTTCATGCCAATTTAGCAGCAATCAGCTATGGATTATGACAATTCATGGTAACAAGAAAATAGGAAATGCTAAAAAAGCCTGTAAGCGAAATCTTTATACTCGAGATAGATAAGATAATCGTATATAAACAAGTCCTACAATATATGAATTGTGAATACACCTCAAGGCAAAAGTTCCACCTTGACGCTAATTGTCAGAGAGATGAAATCGTTCTCAGACTGTAATCAATCATGGAACACGAACAGATACATATTTACCAGAACCCGGATCCCAATACCTTCGTCCAATTTCCAGCTCGACTACAAGAACGAGATGGACTATACAGAGAAAAGGAAACCAAGGTTTCAGAGCATTCGAAGTACCCGATGGGAGCGCGGTGAACAAGGACATGGGCTTGATCGGAGGAGGACGAGAAGCCGGAGGAGTTGACGGCGGCGGTGTTCGTGCTGATGTCCGACGCGAGGGATCGGAACCCTAACTTGAACTTCTCCATCGACGCCATCGACGAAGGAAAAGGGTCGCGTTCGGGTTAGGGTTTTACCGGCTCCGGCCGGACCTTTATATTTATGTGGCCAAATTGCATATATCTCCCTCTACAGTCACTATTTTCTGTATTgatccctttatatatatatatatatatatatatatatatataagcaataaataaataaataaatttaattattaaaaaagaaaagaggtTGAGAATAATTTCATGTGTCCATTAGCACTATAAAATGAGGAAACTAATATTTTGATATGGCTTGGGATGAGTTTAAATAGAACAAAAAGTAATTATGGTTATTATCATAATTAAGGATATGCAGATAATGGTGGAGAGatcggtgtgtgtgtgtgtgtgttatggtaAGGACGATCAAAATGAACCGATCATTTCAATCTAAATTTTCGTTAAGATTTTGAACTTAacctttataattttttgaagaaGCTTACTGTTATGATCCGATCCGATGAGAGAACTCCATCGTAGCTAGTCTTTCCTCCCTCTTCTCATGCTCAGAGACATCTGcacattcttccttcttcttcttcttcttcttcttcttcttcttcttcttcttcttcttcttcttcttgtgttgggTCGGTCAGCCTTCTCATCTCTGAAACCGAGTCAAAGCATCAGTAACTTTTCAGATGGCAGGAAACGACGATTCCCACCATCACTGTCTCGTTGATCATGCGCAGTTTATTATACGTTTTGGCTTCTCCCACTAAATCTAGTAGCTTAGTTTTGAGCAATAAAATATATTGTCACAGATCTGATCTTATCGTTGATCTCATACTATTTCTCATTAGGGTAGTACAAGTATAGAATCTAAGCAGTGCTTgagctacacacacacacacaaaaaaagaaataatagcATCAAGTCAGACCTTGTGAATTGAATATAGTAAATTAATAGTAAGATGTAATTATAGTAAAACTCAAGGAAGAACTAATAATATACAAGTTATGAGAACTAAgttaattattcaacaagatatcACTCATGAAACAACTTGATATTTAAGTCTCAAAGACAGAATGAGATGCTAAAAGCTTTGCATATATATCTCAATCTAGTCAGTTGTGTCACTGAACGTTGCTGACCAAGTTGATTTGGAGAAGCAGAAACTATTTCCATGGAGAATTATTTGCAAGTCTGCATGCATCAACATTTCCAGATAAGAAATCTTATTTCTGAACATTGAGTACAACATGTTCCAAGTAGCAGACAGGGTTCATCCATGTCATGCTGAtgatctcttctcctcctctaccAGTGACTACATGCAAGAACTAAGCGATGGCAGATGTCTCCAGCGCGATCTTTCCTGAGTGAAGAACAAGCTCTGACTTCTCGCCCTCCTCCCACAGCTCAGGGAATGCCTCCTTCATGTTGTGGATGCTTTCCAGTGCGTGGTCTGCACCTTTGATCCTGCGCGAAGTGCCCACCTGAATCCACAACAAAGCACGAACTCCATTAGCGCTGAATTCAGCAACAAATGAACTCCTGAATTCAGCAACAAGATCTACCAGAACCGTGTGCAAGCCAATGTGTTTCCCTGACTGGATATTGCGAACACTGTCGTCGAAGAACATCTGCAAAAGAATTTGCTCGGGTCAGACCAAATTAAACAAGCACAACAATTTTATCCCGGTCTAAAGAATCTCACTGTTCTTTGTGGATCAATGCCAGCAACTCTGAGAGCATGCTCCATTGCATCCACTGATGGTTTGCACAGAACCGGTGTCTTGGGCAGTTCAACTCCATCAGTCGGATGAGAGAAGTGACCGACAATGTCGAATACTTCAGTTTTGCGttcttgatcagaagtagatggcgGCAAAGGATTAAGTGTCTCGAAGCATATGATTCCCTGGAAGCAGTCTTCGAGGCCAAGCCTTCGGAGGACTTCAGCAGCATGCACCTCATCAGCATTGGTAAATATCTGCATTGGGAACAAGAAGTTGCACTCAATCTGCATCATAATAGGATCCTGCATCGAAGTGACTTACGACTTTGCGAATTGGGAGGCTAAGAAGAAGATGCCTAAGAACAGGATCGGGCTTCAACTTTCCGTAAGGCAATCGTCCATGAACGAAGCTTTTGAGCAAACAAAATCTAGAGTTAGCTACAAGCATTGCTTTTTGCTGAAGTCGGTAAAACAAAGAGATTTAGGCTCAAAACCTGTGGTAATCATTATAGTCAAGTTCGTAGCCGATGGCCTGATCAACAACAGATAGAAATACAATCGATATGAGGGCACAGAATTATAATTCAAGTAATGCTCGAAACTAAAGCGAGTTTTTGCGTACTCGTAGTCCAGCCATCGTCGTGCCATAGTTCTTGTAAAGAAGATTACACAAGTCTGAAATCTTTCTTTCTTCGATTCCGAGTCTCTCGACCATGTAATCTGAATCATGAAAGGGAAGAGTTATTATACCTCAACAAGGGCTCGGAGGCTACGATGATGATATATACCTCCAATGTTCTTGAGGCACTCAGATGCGACGCCTGAGCTCAAGGGATAGAGCGTGTCATCCAAGTCTGTGTTCAAGAACATAAACTAGTCTTGTAAGCGAAATAAAAACATCGAAACCTTCGTAGGGAAATCCTTAAACATACCGAAGAGAAGACAATCGTATTTGGGACTCTGAACCTGTCTGAATCGGTCCTCATACTCCATCTCGATCGGTTGTAACCTTCACAGGTTACGAAGAACAGTTGAGAAAGGAATTGAGAATCAATCTACTGCAGAATTTTTCATTAAAGTtcattgttttttgttcttcaaatTCATGATTACGTTATAAACAAGTCATCGAAGAACAAAGACGATCATCTCTGCAGCCGATCCAAAGCAGAAACAAAATCGAAATTTTAGCTTCTCGGAATGATGAACCGAAGAGAAAAAGCTGATCTCGATctaaattttttctttttgcagatTTGAATTCGCAGGAAGAACAAATCcaactttaatctctcatcaaaggCCAGGAAAGGGAGAAGCTACCTGATTCTGACAGAAGACAGAACTGGAACACAATGCAGGGGAGATCAAtcgagagaaagagaagaggatagaAGGATGAAGAGAGAGGCAAAAATTACGATCTTTCTCCCGTTCCACAGGAACAGGGAAATGGATGGGGCTGAGGGCGAGGAAGGGAGAGGGGGAAGAAGAGAGGTCGGGTGGCTTCCATTTAAATAGGCAATAGCATCGGCCCCCACTTTGTGGAAATTATGTCTACCGACCCGCCTGGATTCTTGTCTACCCAGCTGTCGGTATGTTATTGGGTGTCTTCTTGCTTGTGGATCCAGACGAGCAAACGAGATCGAATCTGGCTTCGATACGAGGCCGTCGAGTTGCGGAAGGCGGGTCTGGGGAGATCGGCGGCGTGGCGTGTCCGGCAAGGATCACTTGATGGGGCCCGCTCTGCTTCCTATGATAAGGTACGGAGTAGAGAGGGTACAATGAACACAGGTGGAGAAAGATGTGTTTGTCTTGTAGCGGATTGGATTGGCCTGCGTGACAGTTTAGGGTAAATAAATTAAGACCACGTTTCACTTGTCGACCCAATCATTAGCCAGATGTCAATGTAGTGGTTAAGCCACCGGCAAGGACAATAATTGGGGGGGAAGAGAGATGATGTGATACACGTGGCAAGTTGCGGTTTGCTTGTCGACTATATTTTTTTCCtgcaagaaagaaaaaataaaaagaaatagccACTGAGGCTACCAAAAACatgcggagagagagagaaaaaacacGACAACATCCAATAATGCAGCCAACTTTAACGTTGTTCAATCAAATTAGACGAACGAACGAGATGGACTGTGTCGATGGAACGTACCTTTAGTAGCTTTCCGACGTAGGATGCCCTGCATAGAATTTGCATTCAGGACACAAACAGACAACGAAAActaatatgagagagagagagagagagagagagagagagagagagagagagagagaggtacaaCTTGAACTCTCTTGTCACTCCGGAGTTCTTAGAGTAGAGGGCACAAACACCTTTCATTGCCATCAAACCCACTCGAACTTTGCCATCTAATTCACCAGTTTTCATGGTAACCCAGCTGGAATCTTGCAACCCTAAATCTTTAATTGAGACAGTTGGTGGTATCATATCACTCCAAAACCTGGCCATATGCTACTAAACAACAACTTGCAGCTGTTGATGCACACATGTtgtcatttcttttctttagatAATATGTATGATTAGTACTTGAATCATGATTGTTCTAAGCATATGTCAATCACAACCACTCTGATGTTCTTGATGTGAGATGATACTAATGTCCACAAGTAGAAGTAATCAAGTAGCAGATTGTAAACCAGTCCAAGACACCAAAGGCAAACAAGGTAGACTGGGACTTCCTATCACACTTGCAGTGGAGTATGTTTGACTCTAATTATTTGACTCTAACCCCTATTCAATCATAGAAGTTTGGTCGAGATTTCCAACCAGTAGAACATGAAATGCTGGATTTTAATGTCACTGATGGACTACCTGTTCTTTTAAAAGATATTTCAAGATGAGTTTAGGAACTTTAAAGCATAACAATTCTAATTTGACAGTGTAGAGGAACACTCATCCTCAAAGAATCATAAATGGAATTGTTTGGACATGTGTAGTTGCAGAACTGATCAATTcaagattgaaacattgatgtgcAGCAGCAATCCAAATATCACTGTGCTAAAGATAAAGAAAGATTCTTAGAATGCTGTCAAAAAGTGAAAGGATTGATCACGTTTGTGTTTCTCATTGGCCAATAACAAGATGCAGATAAGAATTTTCAGGCAGGTAAAAATTGCTACAACATGAAGCATATAAGTGAATTAAAACTAGTTTTGTTCACAAATTCCAGCAAATATAAGCTAATGCTAGATTTTCCAGATGAAGATTGCTACAAACAATGTCAGAGTGAAGTTCTTGCTGATTAGATGTGTGAAAACTCACGAAACATGATGCAAGATCTAATAACTAAGATCAgaaattttcttttgttgttagATAATGTACAAAACAAATGTAAAGAGTTAGGGCCATACTTGCTATTTAGTCAGCATATGTGTTCTTCCCGGGGACCAAACTCGGGTTTCACGTGCAGGAGCCTATGGTAAAATCCCATCAATAACTTCTTAAAGAACACAGTTGAATGATCGATAATATGTGGTTTAGAGCAATGTAGAACTCCACTAAATGATGAAATGCCATTGTCAGTTGTTTTCATTGAGGAGAAAACATTCCACAACCTCATTCTCATCGCCTGCTCCAGTCACAATAGTCTGCAGTTAAGGCACAGCAAAATGATTTGACAGTCAATCCACCAATTATTTTTAGCTCCATTCATTCTGAACAATCAGTAGGGATAGCATTGTCCACAACTAGTGCTTAACTTTCCATCGGGCAACATGGCAATAATTTGCACCTCAATCTCAATCTACCTGTTTCTTTCCCATCATCATACTACCTTCTGGAGTTGCATACGAGTTGGCATAAAGGAAATAAATGTGCTCAAACAACCTTTACCTGTTCATCAGGTGACAAGGCAGGGCATAATTCATGAAGTGTTATCACCTGAGTTGCTACCTGTTTTGTGATGTTTTAATCAAGAGAGCAGAAATATCATAAGATTTGAAGCTAAATATGAATGATAATAAAAGCTAAACTGCAATACTAGATGACAAAAAAATTCACTTAAACAAGAAAAGACATGAGAGGCACAAAAAATTGTACATTCCATTCACTAATTAACACAATGTATTTATAGAATTAAACTAAGAACAGAAGTCCAAGGCTCCTAAGAGTCTTCTTCTGAAGTTCCTTTGTCCAAGACCAAACTTTCTGAAGATTCATGCAACAAAAATTATGCACAAATAATCTCATAGATTGCTAAGATTAAACCGATAAAAATGAATAGAGTGAGAGTGATGTTTTTAATTAGGTAGAACATGGATGAAAAACCATTAAATTTATAAACAAGGACTATTGAAATTACTCAAAGACGCTCACAATTGAAGGGGAGTAAACCAAGAGCTGAAACCTGAATCCCCTAAGAGTCTTCTTCTACAGTTTCTTTGTCCAAGGCCAAACTTTATGATGATCCAaccacaaaaaaaagaagaaataatcTCATAATTTACTAAGTCCAAATGGATAAGAATTGATGGAGTGAAAGTGATGTAATGAGATTTCTCTTAGTTAAGCTGAATATTGATATAAAACTACTCAATTGTGAATAAGAACCATAGAAACTACTCAAAGGATGCCCACAAATGAAGGGGAAGGTAACAGGCTTTTCAAAACTCAAGAAAGATGTAacttatataaatattaaaagacAAACGAATCTGACAGTATCCTGGGAGGAAGAAAATTTCAACCCGACCGATGTGAAACATTCAACTTCAAAGTACACACAGAATACTAATTTATTTTGAGTCTTAAAGAATTTGGTTTCATTGTGTTGCAATTTTACTCTGCTAATAATATGATTTTGACTCACTAGAAGCATTTCTAGAGGCTGTCAatataaaatcttaaaaaatatttgcagGAAGGCTTATTCCTCAAGTAAGTAAGATTATATGTTGTCTAAAACTGATTGCTCTTGCAACTGGCTTTCTAGAATGAGGCAAATTTATCATCGAGTGTGAGAGTCAATTGCTACCAAGCCGTCTACCTTGCTGATAGATGGGTACTTCCAAACCTGCAGATCATCTATGCTAGATTGCAGACCTGCAGAAAATGAACCATATAAGCCTGGAATAATGACATCAAAAGTTTTCACCACAAAAATTAGGCTTATAATATTAGTCGACTCCTGGTGTCCACACAGTTGAGCATGTTCCGCATCACAAGTGTTCCAGAAGTGGATGCACCAGTAAGTTGTTCCGCCTCCTGATGCAACAAGGCTGTGCCGACGGGGTGCTTGAGTAATGGTTTTAACTGAAGCTGTGTGCTCTATCAGTTTCAAGAGTGGCCTTTGAGAGCACTGGTCCCAAATTAAGAGCTGTTTCACAAGGAAACCAAAGGACCATTATGTATGATCTAGCAGTCCTAATGAACTGTATGCCACGGGACCATTTCAGTGCAGAGATGATTGAGTTAAACGCTGGACTGATTGTTATTGCCACCATAACCCAGCTCATGGCCATGATAGGTCCATTTCAATCCACAAACCTGTCATAggcataatgatttattttcaAGATCAAAGGTGAGATCTCTCTGCTTATCCTTAAGGAGATATCAAATGAGTTTATTCTCAAAAGGCAAGCAAAACTTTTATCTTCT
Protein-coding sequences here:
- the LOC135586505 gene encoding uncharacterized protein C24B11.05-like isoform X2: MEYEDRFRQVQSPKYDCLLFDLDDTLYPLSSGVASECLKNIGDYMVERLGIEERKISDLCNLLYKNYGTTMAGLRAIGYELDYNDYHSFVHGRLPYGKLKPDPVLRHLLLSLPIRKVIFTNADEVHAAEVLRRLGLEDCFQGIICFETLNPLPPSTSDQERKTEVFDIVGHFSHPTDGVELPKTPVLCKPSVDAMEHALRVAGIDPQRTMFFDDSVRNIQSGKHIGLHTVGTSRRIKGADHALESIHNMKEAFPELWEEGEKSELVLHSGKIALETSAIA
- the LOC135586505 gene encoding uncharacterized protein C24B11.05-like isoform X1, whose amino-acid sequence is MEYEDRFRQVQSPKYDCLLFDLDDTLYPLSSGVASECLKNIGDYMVERLGIEERKISDLCNLLYKNYGTTMAGLRAIGYELDYNDYHSFVHGRLPYGKLKPDPVLRHLLLSLPIRKVIFTNADEVHAAEVLRRLGLEDCFQGIICFETLNPLPPSTSDQERKTEVFDIVGHFSHPTDGVELPKTPVLCKPSVDAMEHALRVAGIDPQRTMFFDDSVRNIQSGKHIGLHTVLVGTSRRIKGADHALESIHNMKEAFPELWEEGEKSELVLHSGKIALETSAIA